The Streptomyces cathayae DNA segment TGCGCGTTCGTCCACTCGGAGGGCCGTTGTCAGTGGGCTGCGGTAGCTTCCGAAGTGCCGGGTGCGAAGGCGCACCGCGGACAGGCCACAGGGGTGGGTGGACGATGACGAACGGCACGGCGACGACGACCGGTCTCGACGCCAGGCTCGAGGCGCACCGCGTCGAGCTGACCGGGTACTGCTACCGGATGCTCGGTTCCTCCTTCGAGGCGGAGGACGCGGTGCAGGACACGATGGTCCGCGCCTGGCGCGGCTTCGAGAAGTTCGAGGGCCGTTCCAGCCTGCGCTCCTGGCTGTACCGCATCGCGACCAACGTCTGCCTGGACATGCTGACGGCGGGCAGCAAGCGCGCCCGGCCGATGGACCTGACGGAGTCGACCCCGCTGGCGCGGGCGGCCCTCTCGCCGCGGCCGGACCACACCTGGCTGGAGCCGATGCCGGACTCCCGGGTGCTGCCCACCGTCGAGGACCCGGCGGAGGCGGCGGTCGCCAAGGAGTCCGTGCGGCTCGCCTTCATGGCCGCGCTCCAGCAGCTGCCGCCCAGGCAGCGGGTGGTGCTGCTGCTGCGGGAGGTGCTGGCCTGGCGGGCGAGCGAGGTGGCGGAGCTGCTCGACACCTCGGTGGCGTCCGTCAACAGCGCGTTGCAGCGGGCCCGGGCGACGCTCGCGGAGCGGCGGCAGCCGGGCACCGACGCGTCCGTCTCCGACCCGCTGGACGAGGAGCAGCAGAAGCTCCTGGAGCGCTATGTGGCGGCGTTCGAGGGGTACGACATGACGGCGCTGACGGCGTTGCTGCACGAGGACGCCATCATGACGATGCCGCCGTTCGACCTGTGGCTGACCGGCACCGCCGACATCACGGGCTTCATGACGACGCTGGGCGCCTCCTGCGCGAACTCGCGGCTGCTGCCCCTCCGGGCCAACGGCCTGCCCGGGTTCGCCCACTACAAGCCGGACCCGGAGGCGGGCGGTTTCACGCCGTGGGCGGTCCAGGTGCTGGAGATCTCAGACGGCCGGATCACCGGGTTCCACTGCTTCCTCGACACCGGGCGCTGGTTCCCGCTGTTCGGGCTGCCCCTCCACCTCGAAGCGGAGGCCGACCAGGTCGAGCAGGGAGCATAGGGCGGGGTCGGGGTCGCGCAGCCGTATCCGCCCCCCGGTCCGGCGGGCCAGCAGCTGGAGACGGGCGAGCAGGTCCACGGCGGCGAGCCCCGGCGGCCCCAGCCCTCCCACGTCACAGACGACGATCCCGTCGCCCTGACCGCCGTCGCCGCCGTCCAGCAGTGCCCGCAGCGCATCGCTCGGCCCGCTCACCCCGTCCCGGGTGACGGGGCCGCGCAGCACGATCACGGGCGGTGTCCTGTCGTCCACGAGCGGTAGACCGGGCACGGGCGCGTAATTCATCGCGGCGTCCCGCCTGCGTGCGGGCACCTCCCCACCTGCAGGCGGACACCACGAAGATCATATTGACCCGGGCATGACCTTCCCGCGAGGGTTGGGTGTATGCGCCACAGACCCTCTCCCTCCGCGACCTCCGGTGCCCGCCGCCCCGGCGAGGAGCCGCCGTGCAGGGGGTGCTGAGCGGTTTCGCGGTGATCGCGGTGGTCATCGGCGTCGGCTATGTGATCGGCCGCCGGGGGTATCTGGGCCGGCAGGCCCACCAGGTGCTGACGAAGCTCGCCTTCCACGTGGCCTCACCGGCCCTGCTGTTCACCCTTCTCGCCGAGGCGGACCTGTCGGTGGTCTTCTCCGGCCGACTGCTGGTCACCGCGCTGAGCACGGCCGCGGTGGCAGGCGTCTTCGTCGCGGTGGGCGTGGTACGCCGCTGGGGCGTGGGCCGCACCACCATCGGCGCCCTGTGCTCCAGCTACGTCAACTCCGGCAACCTCGGCATCCCGATCGCCGTGTACGTCCTCGGCGACGCCTCGCTGGTGGCGCCGGTGCTGCTGTTCCAGCTCGTGATGGTCACCCCGGTCGCGCTGACGGTCCTGGACCTGGCGACCGCCGGGGAGAAGCTGCCGCTGTGGCAGCGGCTGCTCACCCCGCTGCGGAACCCGGTCGCGCTGGGCTCACTGGCGGGGGTGGCGGTGTCGGCGTCCGGACTGGAGATCCCCGGCCCGGTCATGGACCCGGTGACGCTGATCGGCAACATGGCGGTGCCGGCGGTCCTGCTCGCGTTCGGCATCTCGCTGCGCGGCAGCGCCCTGCCCCTGCGGGGCGGTGAGCGCGGTGCGGTGCTGCTCGCCGTGGCGCTGAAGTCGGTGGGCCAGCCGGTGGTCGCCTGGGCGCTGGCGGCGGGGGTCTTCGGGTTGCGCGGGGCGCAGCTGCTCGACGTGGTGGTGACCTCGGCGCTGCCGGCCGCGCAGAACATCTTCACGTACGCGAGCAGCTACCGCGTCGGCGAGACCCTGGCCCGGGAGGCGATCCTGGTGTCGACCCTGCTCTCGGTACCGGTATTGGTGGTGACGGCGACCCTCCTGGGGTGACTCAGGTCTCGGGGAACTCGCTGGTGTCGATGACGAGGTCGAACGGAGCGGGGAGCTTGATGGGCTCGCCGAACTTCACGAAGTCCAGCGGACGGTAGACATCACCCTGTGGTTCGCCGAAGAGCGTCACGGTCGGGCCGTCGGGAGCCCAGCGGTCGACGAGGAGGTACAGCGGGATGCCCGCTGTGGCATAGGCGGCGGGCTTACTGACGCGGTCGTGGCGCGCGTTGGACTTGGAGGTCACCTCGACGACGAGCTCGGCGAGGGCAGCGGGAATGTGGGTGTCCGACTCCGAGTCCGGTCGCCTCGGGGCCACCACGAGATCCGGGATGAGCATGCCCAGACGCGAAGGCACGGCGATCGCCAGTGTCTGGAAGATTCCCCAGTCCTCGGGGATCACGGAATAGAGGCGACGCTGGATTCCTTCCGCGATCAGGTTGTGGCGGTACGCGGGAGCAGGTGACACGGTGACGATCCCCTCGATGATCTCCACCTTGCTGCCCTCGGGCCATTCCATCTCCTCCCAGAACCGGACGAGGTCGTCCCAGCTCTGTTCGGGGTCCTGGCTCACGGTGAGTGCGCTCATGGCGGTCTCCAATCGGTGCGTCACCGACTACAGCATGCCGAACGGGGCCGGTGGTGGTCCACCGGCCCCGTTCGCCCAGAAGAGGGAACCGCAGGTCAGGCGATGCGTTCCCGGACCACCGGGGTGGCCGTGAAGGGGGTGCCGGGGGACGCGATGTCGTAGGAGTCCGTCACCGCGTCGAGGGCGTAGGCGAAGCGGTCCGGGGTGTCGGTGTGGAGGGTGAGGAGGGGCTGGCCCTCGGTGACCGTGTCGCCGGGCTTGGCGTGCAGTTCGACGCCGGCGCCCGCCTGCACCGGGTCCTCCTTGCGGGCGCGGCCCGCGCCGAGGCGCCAGGCGGCGACGCCGATGTCGTAGGCGTCCAGGCGGGTGAGGACGCCGGAGGCGGTCGCCGTCACCACGTGCTGTTCGCGCGCCGTCGGCAGGGGCGCGTCCGGGTCGCCGCCCTGGGCGGCGATCATGCGGCGCCAGACGTCCATCGCGGAGCCGTCGGCCAGGGCCTTCGCCGGGTCGGCGTCCTTGAGGCCGGCCGCGTCGAGCATCTCGCGGGCCAGGGCGAGGGTGAGTTCGACGACGTCGGCGGGGCCGCCGCCCGCCAGGACCTCCACCGACTCGCGGACCTCCAGGGCGTTGCCCGCGGTCAGGCCGAGCGGGGTCGACATGTCGGTGAGCAGGGCGACGGTCTTCACGCCGTGGTCGGTGCCGAGGCCGACCATCGTGGACGCCAGTTCGCGGGCGTCCTCCAGGGTCTTCATGAAGGCGCCGCTGCCCGCCTTCACGTCCAGGACCAGTGCGCCCGTGCCCTCGGCGATCTTCTTCGACATGATCGAGGAGGCGATCAGCGGGATCGCCTCGACGGTGCCGGTCACGTCGCGCAGGGCGTAGAGCTTCTTGTCGGCGGGGGCCAGTCCGTCGCCGGCCGCGCAGATGACGGCGCCCACGCCGTCCAGCACGGACAGCATCTCCTCGTTGGACAGCAGCGCGCGCCAGCCCGGGATCGCCTCCAGCTTGTCCAGGGTGCCGCCGGTGTGGCCGAGGCCCCTGCCGGAGAGCTGGGGGACGGCCGCACCGCAGGCCGCGACCAGCGGGGCCAGCGGCAGGGTGATCTTGTCGCCGACGCCGCCGGTGGAGTGCTTGTCGGTGGTGGGGCGGGACAGCGAGGAGAAGTCCATGCGCTCGCCGGAGGCGATCATCGCGGCCGTCCAGCGGGCGATCTCGGTCCGGTTCATGCCGTTGAGCAGGATCGCCATCGCGAGGGCCGACATCTGCTCGTCGGCCACCTCCCCGCGGGTGTACGCGTCGACGACCCAGTCGATCTGCTCGTCGCTGAGTTCGCCGCGGTCCCGCTTGGTGCGGATGACGGAGATGACGTCCATGGCCATGGCTGGCATTCCTTCCGGAGTGCGGAGAGTACGGCGCGGCCCCTCCGGCCGACGGTGGTGGCAGTCGACCGGAGGGGCCGCAGGGGGTTACTTGGCGAGGTGCTGCGGGCCGAAGGCCTGGGGCAGCATCCCGGACAGCGGCAGGACGCCCGCCGGGGTCTCCAGGAGCAGCTCGGGGCCGCCGAACTCGTACAGCAGTTGCCGGCACCGGCCGCACGGGACGAGGATCTCGCCGCCGCCGTCCACGCAGGTGAAGTGCGTGAGCCGGCCGCCCCCGGTGCGGTGCAGCTCCGAGACCAGCCCGCACTCGGCGCACAGGCCGAGCCCGTAGCTGGCGTTCTCGACGTTGCAGCCGGAGACCGTGCGTCCGTCGTCGACCAGGGCGGCGGCACCGACCGGGTAGCCCGAGTAGGGGACGTACGCGTGGGCCATGGCCTCGCGCGCGACCGCGCGCAGGGCCTCCCAGTCGACGTCGGCCGTGGTGGCCCCGGGCGGGGTCATCCGCCTTGCCCCTTCCGGTAGGGCAGCCCGTCCGCCTTCGGCATGCGCAGCCGCTGTGCGGACAGGGCGAGCACCACCAGGGTGATGACGTACGGCGTGGCGGAGACGACCTGGTTGGGGACCTCGTTGGTGCCGGCGTACCAGGCGTAGACGAGGGCGCCGACGACCAGGGTGACGAGCGCGTGCGCGTACTTCTTGCGGACCACCAGCCAGATCGCGCCGATGACCAGCAGCAGCGCGCCGAGCAACAGCAGCGCGTGCACGTTGGCGGAGCCGCCGCGCAGGTTGAGGCTGTCGGTGTAGCCGAAGAGGCCGGCGCCGATGGCGAGGCCGCCCGGCATCCAGTTGCCGAAGATCATCGCGGCGAGGCCGATGTAGCCGCGCCCGCTGACCTGGCCCTCCAGGTAGAAGGGGTTGGCGACGATGGACAGGAAGACACCGCCGAGGCCGGCCAGGGCACCGGAGATGATCACGGCGATGTACTTGTACTTGTAGACGTTGACGCCGAGGGACTCGGCGGCCACCGGGTTCTCGCCGCAGGAACGCAGTCGCAGGCCGAAGGCGGTGCGCCAGAGGATCCACCAGGTCGCGGGGACCAGCGCGAGGGCGACGAGGGTCAGCCAGGAGACGTTGGTGACCAGTCCGCCGAGCAGGCCGGCGATGTCGGAGACGAAGAACCAGCCCTTCTCGTTGAGGTCGCGCAGTCCGTCGGAGAGCCCCGGCACGGTGAAGTGGCCGAGCGACTCGATCGCCGGGGACTGCTTGGCGGAGCCGCCCTGGTGGCCCTCGAAGGCCAGCGGGGCGAGGTAGCGGGTGGCGCCGAGGGCGAGGATGTTGATGGCCACACCGGAGACGATGTGGTTGACGTTGAAGGTGACGGTGACGAAGGCGTGCAGCAGACCGCCGAGGGCGCCGCCGATGAGGCCGACGAGGACGCCGGTCCACGGGCCCCACTGGAAGCCGGCCCAGGCGCCGAACCAGGTGCCGAGGATCATCATGCCCTCGAGACCGATGTTGACGACGCCCGCGCGCTCGGCCCACAGACCGCCGAGTCCGGCGAGGCCGATGGGCACGGCCAGCTGGAGGGCGGTGGACATCTGGCTGACGTTGGTGATGCCGTCCGCGCCGGTGATGATGCGGACGATCGAGACCAGGGCCAGGGCGCCGGCGATGACCAGCAGCAGCACGGGCCACGACATGCGGCGGCCGGTGGGTGCCGCGGGCTGCAGCGAGGGCTGGTTGACGTCGGTCGCTGTGGTCGGAGCGGTCATCGGCCGGCCACCTCCTTCGTGGAGTTGTTGTCGGCGCCGAGGACGAGACCCGCGGCGAGTTCCGCGCCGACCCGGCGCTGCTGGCGGCGCAGGCCCCACTCGCGGACGGCCTCGTAGGAGACGACGACCGAGAGCACGATCAGGCCCTGCATGATGACCGCGATCTCCTTGTCGTAGCCGTGGAAGTCCAGCTCGGGCGAGGCCTTGTCGAGCCAGGCCCACAGCAGGGCGGCGAAGGCGATGCCGACCGGGCTGTTGCGGCCGAGCAGGGCGATGCCGATGCCGAGGAAGCCGATGCCGGTCGGGAAGTTCAGGCTGTAGGTGTGGGTGTCGCCGAGCAGGATGGGCAGGCCCGCGAGGCCCGCGAGACCGCCGGAGATCAGCATGGCGCTGAGCACCATGCGCTTGGGGTTGACCCCGCTGGCCGCGGCGGCGGTCTGCGAGGCGCCGGAGGCGCGCAGGTCGAAGCCGAAGCGGGTGCGGTTGAGGACGACCCAGTAGCCGATGCCGAGGAGCGCGGCGAGGACGACCAGGCCGTAGATCTCGCCGGCCTCGCCCATGTCGATGCCGGGGACCCAGCCGGACTCGTGCATCACGCCGGTGGTGTTGTTGTTGCCGACCTTGACGCCGAAGACGGTCGGCAGCCACAGGTAGCCGATCACGGAGGTCGCGATCGCGTTGAGCATGATCGTGGCGACGACCTCGCTGACCCCGCGGGTGACCTTGAGGACACCGGCGATGCCGGACCAGAAGGCGCCGGTGAGCACGGCGGTGAGCAGCAGCAGCGGGATCTGCAGGGCGGCCGGCAGGTTGGCGTGGGCGCCGACGATGGCGGCCATCATGGCGGCGAGTTGGTACTGGCCGTCGACACCGATGTTGAAGAGGTTCATCCGGAAGCCGATGGCCACCGCGAGGGCCGCGATGTAGTACATCGAGGCCTGGTTGATGATCAGGACCTGGATGTCGGAGAACATCGCCTGTTCGAACATCAGGGCGAACGGCTCGACCGGGCTCTTGCCCGAGGCGAGCAGCACGATCGCGCTGAGCACGAAGGCCACGGCGAGCGCGATGACCGGGCCGGCCACCGCGAGGAGCACGCGCTCCTTGTCGAACTTCTTCATCAGCGGGCCTCGTCTTCCGGAGACCGGGGGGCGTCGGCCCGGGTCTCGGGGGTCTCTTCGTGTTCGAGGTGTCCGGTGGCCGCACCCGTCATGGCGGTGCCGAGCTCCTCCGGGGTGATGGTCGTGGGGTCGGCGTCCGCGACCAGCCTGCCGTCGTAGATCACCCGGAGGGTGTCGGACAGACCGATCAGCTCGTCCAGGTCGGCGGAGATCAGGAGAACGGCGAGGCCCTCGCGGCGTGCTTCCCGGATGTGGTCCCAGATCGCGGCCTGCGCGCCGACGTCCACACCGCGGGTGGGGTGGGAGGCGATCAGGAAGCGGGGCCGGTGGCTCATCTCCCGGCCGATGATCAGCTTCTGCTGGTTGCCGCCGGAGAGGGAGGCGGCGGTGACGTCGATGCCGGGGGTGCGCACGTCGTACTTCCTGACGATGCGGCGGGTGTCCTTCTGGGCGGCCTTCAGGTCCAGCCAGACGCCCTTGGCGTTGGGCTTCTCCGTGACGTGGCCGAGGATACGGTTCTCCCAGAGGGGGGACTCGAGCAGCAGCCCGTGGCGGTGCCGGTCCTCGGGGATGTAGCCGATGCCCTCTTCGCGCCGCCGGCGGGTGGGCCAGGCGGTGATCTCCTCGTCGGCCAGCCGGATGACACCGGAGTCGGTGGTCCGCAGGCCGATGAGCGCGTCGACCAGTTCGGTCTGGCCGTTGCCCTCGACGCCGGCGATGCCGAGGATCTCGCCCTCGTGGATGGTGAAGCTGATGTCGTCGAGCAGGGCCTTGCCGCTGGCGGCCGCCAGGCGCAGCCTGTCGACGGTGAGCACCGGGCGGTCGGTGACCGTGGACTCGGCGGTCTGCGGCGTGGGCAGTTCGCTGCCGACCATCATCTCGGCGAGCTCGCGCGGGGTGGTCTCGGCGGGCACGGCGGTGCCGACGGTGGTGCCGCGGCGGATGACGGTGATGTCGTCGGCCACGGAGAGGACTTCGCCCAGCTTGTGGGAGATGAAGATGACCGACAGGCCCTCCGCCTTGAGCTCGCGCAGGTTGTCGAAGAGCGCGTCGACCTCCTGCGGGACCAGGACGGCGGTGGGCTCGTCGAGGATCAGCGTGGTGGCGCCGCGGTAGAGGACCTTGAGGATCTCCACGCGCTGGCGGGCGGCGACACCGAGCTCCTCGACCAGCAGGTCGGGGCGCACGCCGAGGCCGTAGCGGTCGGAGATCTCCTTGATCCTGCGCCGGGCCTTCGCGCCGATGCCGTACAGCTTCTCGCTGCCGAGCACCACGTTCTCCAGGACCGTGAGGTTGTCGGCGAGCATGAAGTGCTGGTGGACCATGCCGATGCCGCGGACGATGGCGTCGGCCGGCGAGGAGAAGGCGACCTGCTCGCCGTGGATCGCGATGGTGCCCTCGTCCGGCTTCTGCATGCCGTAGAGGATCTTCATCAGCGTCGACTTGCCGGCCCCGTTCTCACCGACGAGGGCGTGCACGGTGCCTTTGCGGACCGTGAGGTGGATGTCGTGGTTGGCCACGACGCCCGGGAAACGCTTCGTGATCCCGGTGAGCTCGACGGCGGTCACCGATTCGTTGACCGCAGCGGCCGGGGGGCTGCTGGACGCGTTGATGGCGCACTCCTGGGGACGGGGGTCGTCTACGCGCGTAGCGCCC contains these protein-coding regions:
- a CDS encoding ABC transporter ATP-binding protein produces the protein MTAVELTGITKRFPGVVANHDIHLTVRKGTVHALVGENGAGKSTLMKILYGMQKPDEGTIAIHGEQVAFSSPADAIVRGIGMVHQHFMLADNLTVLENVVLGSEKLYGIGAKARRRIKEISDRYGLGVRPDLLVEELGVAARQRVEILKVLYRGATTLILDEPTAVLVPQEVDALFDNLRELKAEGLSVIFISHKLGEVLSVADDITVIRRGTTVGTAVPAETTPRELAEMMVGSELPTPQTAESTVTDRPVLTVDRLRLAAASGKALLDDISFTIHEGEILGIAGVEGNGQTELVDALIGLRTTDSGVIRLADEEITAWPTRRRREEGIGYIPEDRHRHGLLLESPLWENRILGHVTEKPNAKGVWLDLKAAQKDTRRIVRKYDVRTPGIDVTAASLSGGNQQKLIIGREMSHRPRFLIASHPTRGVDVGAQAAIWDHIREARREGLAVLLISADLDELIGLSDTLRVIYDGRLVADADPTTITPEELGTAMTGAATGHLEHEETPETRADAPRSPEDEAR
- a CDS encoding Uma2 family endonuclease, with protein sequence MSALTVSQDPEQSWDDLVRFWEEMEWPEGSKVEIIEGIVTVSPAPAYRHNLIAEGIQRRLYSVIPEDWGIFQTLAIAVPSRLGMLIPDLVVAPRRPDSESDTHIPAALAELVVEVTSKSNARHDRVSKPAAYATAGIPLYLLVDRWAPDGPTVTLFGEPQGDVYRPLDFVKFGEPIKLPAPFDLVIDTSEFPET
- a CDS encoding ABC transporter permease; the encoded protein is MKKFDKERVLLAVAGPVIALAVAFVLSAIVLLASGKSPVEPFALMFEQAMFSDIQVLIINQASMYYIAALAVAIGFRMNLFNIGVDGQYQLAAMMAAIVGAHANLPAALQIPLLLLTAVLTGAFWSGIAGVLKVTRGVSEVVATIMLNAIATSVIGYLWLPTVFGVKVGNNNTTGVMHESGWVPGIDMGEAGEIYGLVVLAALLGIGYWVVLNRTRFGFDLRASGASQTAAAASGVNPKRMVLSAMLISGGLAGLAGLPILLGDTHTYSLNFPTGIGFLGIGIALLGRNSPVGIAFAALLWAWLDKASPELDFHGYDKEIAVIMQGLIVLSVVVSYEAVREWGLRRQQRRVGAELAAGLVLGADNNSTKEVAGR
- a CDS encoding STAS domain-containing protein; this translates as MNYAPVPGLPLVDDRTPPVIVLRGPVTRDGVSGPSDALRALLDGGDGGQGDGIVVCDVGGLGPPGLAAVDLLARLQLLARRTGGRIRLRDPDPALCSLLDLVGLRFEVEGQPEQREPAPGVEEAVEPGDPAV
- a CDS encoding ABC transporter permease is translated as MTAPTTATDVNQPSLQPAAPTGRRMSWPVLLLVIAGALALVSIVRIITGADGITNVSQMSTALQLAVPIGLAGLGGLWAERAGVVNIGLEGMMILGTWFGAWAGFQWGPWTGVLVGLIGGALGGLLHAFVTVTFNVNHIVSGVAINILALGATRYLAPLAFEGHQGGSAKQSPAIESLGHFTVPGLSDGLRDLNEKGWFFVSDIAGLLGGLVTNVSWLTLVALALVPATWWILWRTAFGLRLRSCGENPVAAESLGVNVYKYKYIAVIISGALAGLGGVFLSIVANPFYLEGQVSGRGYIGLAAMIFGNWMPGGLAIGAGLFGYTDSLNLRGGSANVHALLLLGALLLVIGAIWLVVRKKYAHALVTLVVGALVYAWYAGTNEVPNQVVSATPYVITLVVLALSAQRLRMPKADGLPYRKGQGG
- a CDS encoding sigma-70 family RNA polymerase sigma factor — its product is MTNGTATTTGLDARLEAHRVELTGYCYRMLGSSFEAEDAVQDTMVRAWRGFEKFEGRSSLRSWLYRIATNVCLDMLTAGSKRARPMDLTESTPLARAALSPRPDHTWLEPMPDSRVLPTVEDPAEAAVAKESVRLAFMAALQQLPPRQRVVLLLREVLAWRASEVAELLDTSVASVNSALQRARATLAERRQPGTDASVSDPLDEEQQKLLERYVAAFEGYDMTALTALLHEDAIMTMPPFDLWLTGTADITGFMTTLGASCANSRLLPLRANGLPGFAHYKPDPEAGGFTPWAVQVLEISDGRITGFHCFLDTGRWFPLFGLPLHLEAEADQVEQGA
- a CDS encoding thymidine phosphorylase, with product MDVISVIRTKRDRGELSDEQIDWVVDAYTRGEVADEQMSALAMAILLNGMNRTEIARWTAAMIASGERMDFSSLSRPTTDKHSTGGVGDKITLPLAPLVAACGAAVPQLSGRGLGHTGGTLDKLEAIPGWRALLSNEEMLSVLDGVGAVICAAGDGLAPADKKLYALRDVTGTVEAIPLIASSIMSKKIAEGTGALVLDVKAGSGAFMKTLEDARELASTMVGLGTDHGVKTVALLTDMSTPLGLTAGNALEVRESVEVLAGGGPADVVELTLALAREMLDAAGLKDADPAKALADGSAMDVWRRMIAAQGGDPDAPLPTAREQHVVTATASGVLTRLDAYDIGVAAWRLGAGRARKEDPVQAGAGVELHAKPGDTVTEGQPLLTLHTDTPDRFAYALDAVTDSYDIASPGTPFTATPVVRERIA
- a CDS encoding AEC family transporter, encoding MQGVLSGFAVIAVVIGVGYVIGRRGYLGRQAHQVLTKLAFHVASPALLFTLLAEADLSVVFSGRLLVTALSTAAVAGVFVAVGVVRRWGVGRTTIGALCSSYVNSGNLGIPIAVYVLGDASLVAPVLLFQLVMVTPVALTVLDLATAGEKLPLWQRLLTPLRNPVALGSLAGVAVSASGLEIPGPVMDPVTLIGNMAVPAVLLAFGISLRGSALPLRGGERGAVLLAVALKSVGQPVVAWALAAGVFGLRGAQLLDVVVTSALPAAQNIFTYASSYRVGETLAREAILVSTLLSVPVLVVTATLLG
- a CDS encoding cytidine deaminase; amino-acid sequence: MTPPGATTADVDWEALRAVAREAMAHAYVPYSGYPVGAAALVDDGRTVSGCNVENASYGLGLCAECGLVSELHRTGGGRLTHFTCVDGGGEILVPCGRCRQLLYEFGGPELLLETPAGVLPLSGMLPQAFGPQHLAK